The Streptomyces bacillaris sequence GCAGCGCGTACGTGACTGCATCAACGCCATCGTGAAGTGCGGCTTCGACGGCCGTCCCTGACCAACTGTCAGCCCGACCGTTCGCCGGTGTCCGCCCCGGGGCCCACGCTCCGGGGCGGCGCCCGCCACGCGGCCCAGGCCCCCAGGACCGCCATGAACCGCCCCACCGCCGCCAGGCCCCTCCCGGCACCCCTCCTGCCCGCCCTGCTCGTCCTCCTCGCCCTGCTGGGCCTCGCCGCCACGGCCGGCTGCTCCCCGGCGCCGGAGCCCGCACCCGCTCCCCCACCCGCCGCATCGGCCCCCACGACCACCGACGCCACCCCCACCGACGCCGCCTGGGTCCAGCTGATGACCCCGATGAACGAGAAGGCGGTGGCCCTCCTCGCCCTCGCCGCCGACCGGGCCACCACTCCCCCGCTGCGGGCCTTCGCGACCCGGCTGCGCAGCGCCCAGGAAGCCGAACTCGGCCGCCTCCGGCCCCTGCTGGCCCGGATGGGGCTCCCCGACACCGATGTGCACGCGGGCCACGACATGCCCGGCATGGTGACGGAGAAGGACCTCGCGGCGGCCCGGGCGGCCGAAGGAGCAGCCTTCGACCGGCTCTTCCTCACCCAGCTCCGCGACCATCTGCGCCACTCCGCCCAGGTGTCGCGGTCCGAGATCACGGCGGGCGCGCGGGCCGACGCCAAGGAGCTGGCCGCCGCCCTCGTCACGGCGCGCGAGGCCGCGCTCACCGAGCTGGCGGGGCTCCCGGGGGCAGCGCGGGCCCTCGGCTGACCCAGCGTTCCGGGCTGCGGGTATAAAGGCTGCATGACAGCCGATGTGGACCCGCCCGTACGCCCGACCTTGGAGGATGTGGCGGCCGTGGCCGGTGTCTCGCGGGCCACCGTGTCCCGGGTGATCAACGGTGCCACCACGGTGGACCCGGCGCTGCGCACGGTGGTCGAGGAGGCGGTGGCGACCACCGGGTACGTGCCCAACCGGGCGGCCCGTTCGCTGGTGACCCGGCGCACCGACTCCGTGGCGCTGGTCATCTCGGAGCGTGAACGGCAGCCGGCCTCCGAGCCGTTCGTCGGGCGGATGTTCTCCGACCCCTACTTCGGCCGGGTCGTCAGCGGTCTCCTCGAAGTGCTGCGTCCGGCGGGCATCCAGATGGTGCTGATGCTGGCGGACGACGAGGCGTCGCGGACCCAGCTGCTCTCCTATCTGCGCCACGGCCATGTCGACGGCGTCGTCCTGGTCACCTCGCACGCGGACGACCCGCTGCCCGGTCTGCTCCAGGACACCCGGCTGCCCGCCGTCCTCGCGGGCCGCCCGCCGCGCCCCTCGTCGCTCGCCTATGTGGAGGTCGACCAGCAGGCCGGGGCGCGGCTCGCCGCCGACCATCTGGCCGCGCTGGGGCGGCGCCGTATCGGGACGATCTCCGGTCCGCAGGACAGGCCCGCCGGTCAGGTCCGCCTCTCGGGCTTCCTGGAGGCCCTGGCCGCGCACGGCATCGAGGACGTGGCCTGTGCCGAGGGCGACTTCACGCACGTGGGCGGCGCGGCGGCGATGCGTCGGCTGCTGGCCGAACAGCCGGAGCTGGACGGGGTGTTCATCGCCTCGGACCTGATGGCGCTGGGCGCGCTGCCGGTGCTGCTGCGGGCCGGGCGCGACGTGCCGTCGGATGTG is a genomic window containing:
- a CDS encoding DUF305 domain-containing protein, which translates into the protein MNRPTAARPLPAPLLPALLVLLALLGLAATAGCSPAPEPAPAPPPAASAPTTTDATPTDAAWVQLMTPMNEKAVALLALAADRATTPPLRAFATRLRSAQEAELGRLRPLLARMGLPDTDVHAGHDMPGMVTEKDLAAARAAEGAAFDRLFLTQLRDHLRHSAQVSRSEITAGARADAKELAAALVTAREAALTELAGLPGAARALG
- a CDS encoding LacI family DNA-binding transcriptional regulator, translating into MTADVDPPVRPTLEDVAAVAGVSRATVSRVINGATTVDPALRTVVEEAVATTGYVPNRAARSLVTRRTDSVALVISERERQPASEPFVGRMFSDPYFGRVVSGLLEVLRPAGIQMVLMLADDEASRTQLLSYLRHGHVDGVVLVTSHADDPLPGLLQDTRLPAVLAGRPPRPSSLAYVEVDQQAGARLAADHLAALGRRRIGTISGPQDRPAGQVRLSGFLEALAAHGIEDVACAEGDFTHVGGAAAMRRLLAEQPELDGVFIASDLMALGALPVLLRAGRDVPSDVAVVGFDDSSAAAACDPPLTTVRQPVEEMAAEMARLLLKQIGGPGGPSPSVVFPPTLVRRQSA